A single Dehalococcoidia bacterium DNA region contains:
- the proB gene encoding glutamate 5-kinase produces the protein MAKQGKQYKRIVAKFGTNLLTNGTDSIDMNVIAGIVRQAAELRKQGREIALVSSGAVASGKQYLKVPKDKKDVPMRQVMAAVGQHVLMNSYTELFRREGIVTAQALLTKLDLADRISYLNARNTLLILLELGVVPIINENDVVAIEELEGAHFGDNDNLSGMVANLIDADLLVIMSDVAGLYSADPAIDKKAKLIPVVKRIDKDIEKMAGGTRGRGTGGMTTKIQAAKLATASGTAVVIANGSEPDLLPRLIDGESIGTMFLPATDKIESRKRWILSGLSTKGKLVVDGGAAAALSRGNKSLLPAGVKGVEGSFKRGDAVDIATESGERIACGISNYSAADIEKIKGARSDKIEGLLGHGYGDEVVHRDNIVVL, from the coding sequence ATGGCTAAACAGGGAAAACAATACAAAAGAATCGTTGCCAAATTCGGCACCAACCTGCTCACCAACGGAACCGACAGCATCGACATGAACGTGATTGCCGGCATCGTGCGACAGGCGGCGGAGCTCAGGAAACAGGGGCGGGAGATAGCGCTCGTCTCGTCCGGCGCGGTGGCATCGGGGAAACAATACCTCAAGGTGCCTAAAGACAAGAAGGACGTACCCATGCGGCAGGTCATGGCGGCCGTGGGGCAACACGTGCTGATGAACTCGTACACGGAGCTGTTCCGCAGGGAGGGCATCGTCACGGCGCAGGCGCTGCTGACCAAGCTGGACCTGGCCGACCGCATAAGCTACCTCAACGCCCGCAACACGCTCCTGATCCTGCTGGAGCTAGGCGTGGTGCCGATAATCAACGAGAACGACGTCGTGGCCATCGAGGAGCTGGAGGGAGCGCACTTCGGCGATAACGATAATCTCTCCGGCATGGTGGCGAATCTGATCGACGCCGATCTGCTGGTGATAATGAGCGATGTCGCCGGATTGTATAGCGCCGATCCTGCAATCGATAAGAAGGCCAAGCTGATCCCCGTCGTGAAACGTATCGACAAGGATATCGAGAAGATGGCGGGCGGAACGCGCGGGCGCGGGACGGGCGGCATGACCACCAAGATACAGGCGGCTAAACTCGCTACGGCATCGGGGACGGCGGTCGTCATCGCCAACGGCAGCGAGCCCGATTTACTGCCGAGATTGATCGACGGAGAGTCCATCGGCACCATGTTCCTGCCCGCGACGGATAAGATAGAGAGCCGCAAGCGCTGGATACTCTCCGGCCTTTCGACGAAGGGCAAGCTCGTCGTCGACGGCGGCGCGGCGGCGGCATTGAGCAGGGGCAACAAGAGCCTGCTGCCCGCCGGCGTGAAGGGGGTGGAGGGCAGCTTTAAGCGCGGGGATGCGGTGGATATTGCAACGGAATCCGGCGAGCGGATAGCTTGCGGCATCAGCAACTATTCCGCCGCCGATATCGAGAAGATAAAGGGCGCCCGCTCGGATAAGATCGAGGGCCTGCTGGGGCATGGCTACGGCGACGAGGTCGTGCACCGTGATAATATTGTGGTGTTGTAA
- a CDS encoding DUF5677 domain-containing protein: MPKFDAQHYLPVESYKEALETFHAVSAMILFEFARQEQEIRDSILCNFVARTDMMMKAIFHLWDMQDYQDCWILYRCLMDRFFHLSHLHEHNQFEVFEKWSFLEQYNSINKVRSDPWCEGAHKSKRFNFTLEQKKRAKALSKNPTSWQRPKAEEVAKRLDMRFLYDFGYDYASMHVHPMANDGLQDFFTITKLEPSPDFPEQRSVLSNTIVVGVMIVQEGLNASTPSWRAIVYDFLEYLLEFVNTGDTDYMISFLKLSKLFQEKVPFCEKSQSNPPRK; this comes from the coding sequence ATGCCAAAGTTCGATGCACAGCATTATTTGCCAGTAGAATCTTACAAGGAAGCTCTTGAAACTTTCCACGCTGTTTCAGCAATGATTCTTTTTGAGTTCGCACGCCAAGAACAGGAAATTCGTGACAGCATCCTCTGCAACTTCGTTGCTCGAACAGACATGATGATGAAAGCAATATTCCATCTGTGGGATATGCAGGACTACCAAGATTGCTGGATATTATATCGTTGTCTTATGGATAGATTTTTCCACCTAAGTCACTTACACGAGCATAACCAGTTTGAAGTATTTGAAAAATGGTCATTCCTTGAACAGTACAACTCAATAAACAAAGTCCGAAGCGATCCGTGGTGCGAAGGTGCACACAAGAGCAAAAGGTTCAACTTTACTCTAGAGCAGAAGAAACGGGCGAAAGCGCTGTCAAAAAATCCTACATCTTGGCAACGCCCTAAGGCAGAGGAAGTAGCCAAGCGACTTGACATGAGATTTCTCTATGACTTTGGCTATGACTATGCCTCCATGCATGTGCACCCTATGGCAAATGATGGTTTACAAGATTTCTTCACAATCACTAAGCTTGAGCCATCACCAGATTTCCCTGAGCAGCGCTCGGTTCTATCTAATACAATAGTTGTTGGTGTAATGATAGTGCAAGAAGGTCTGAATGCTAGCACTCCGTCTTGGCGCGCAATTGTATATGATTTTCTAGAGTATCTATTGGAATTCGTGAATACGGGGGATACAGACTATATGATAAGCTTCTTGAAACTATCAAAGCTATTTCAAGAGAAAGTACCTTTCTGCGAAAAGTCCCAATCAAACCCACCACGTAAATAG
- a CDS encoding CBS domain-containing protein, which produces MSTVRDVLNGKSGKVETISPKVTIYEALEKMAQKDIGALVVMENKKVVGIVSERDYARKIILKGKNSKKTLVKEIMTSKLVSTNPNASVEEAMVLMTGKHVRHLPVFEKSKFVGIISIGDVMKSIVSNKDFLIDQLSDYISGKYIT; this is translated from the coding sequence ATGAGCACGGTAAGAGACGTCCTCAACGGGAAAAGCGGCAAGGTGGAAACCATATCTCCCAAGGTAACCATTTATGAAGCCCTGGAAAAGATGGCCCAGAAAGACATAGGCGCTCTGGTGGTCATGGAGAACAAAAAGGTCGTGGGCATTGTTTCGGAAAGGGATTATGCCCGGAAAATCATCCTCAAGGGGAAGAACTCCAAGAAAACCCTGGTCAAAGAGATCATGACTTCCAAGCTGGTTTCTACAAACCCCAATGCCAGCGTAGAAGAGGCGATGGTTCTGATGACGGGAAAACATGTTCGGCATTTGCCCGTCTTTGAAAAGAGCAAGTTCGTTGGGATCATTTCCATTGGCGATGTCATGAAATCAATCGTTTCCAATAAGGATTTTTTGATTGATCAATTGAGCGACTATATATCTGGGAAATATATTACTTAG
- the mfd gene encoding transcription-repair coupling factor, producing the protein MEKLNLKQLLPLIDGMPEYARLADALQGGGVRKLVVLDAAKPYTLAALHRRLKLPMLVVSAKPERARWLQDQLRCWGAEAALFPEPDSLPYEHMASYPYTIAQRVRALHSLGVDKSALVVTSAHALARITLSPQRFHDEVHTIKRGASVDLEGTLAAWVGMGYQNEHMVETPGGFSRRGGIIDVYSPAHPMPARIELFGDEVESIRFFDPATQRSIETVAEITIVPARELSFDGVVTERDAGAIVDYLSAKSILVLDQPDEVERSLVEFDEESSQIREEQEARGDISSDFPTTYFNWEELSSRFAKVGRRLDLLSWRSDDEQEALPFVAAPIYGGRLEDFLVNVADMTRVERKRVVVISHQARRLTDLFEEKDIIAPVLPKLKGLPSEGGVALIQGSLAQGWALGSTVLLTDTEIFGFTKVRGRERRGPPRRLGALSELVVGDHVVHVEHGIGIFAGMRTMAVGDREKEYLVLEYASGDKLYVPSDQIDRLGRYIGEGEEPPALSRLGSQEWARTRRKVKQAAALLARELLSIYAEREVVTGFAFSSDTVWQGEMEASFPYEETPDQLKAVAAIKQDMEQPKPMDRLVCGDVGYGKTEVALRAAFKAVMDGRQAAVLVPTTVLAQQHYETFSERLRAFPINVAVLSRFISPGEQNKVVAKIKQGGIDIVIGTHRLLQKDVAFKNLGLLIIDEEQRFGVAHKEYLKKLRREVDVLTLTATPIPRTLYMSLSGVRDMSTMETPPEERLPIKTYVGVYDEKIIRDAILREMDRGGQIFVVHNRIDSLHRIAEEIGKLVPHAVVTAAHGQMSPEQLENIMFDFYEGHIDVLVSTTIIEAGLDVPNANTLIVSDADRMGLAQLYQLRGRVGRSSNRAYAYFLYEKGKPLTPQSSRRLETIAEATELGAGFRIAMRDLEIRGAGNILGSEQSGQIGAVGFDLYCRMLNDAVEELRTGKIKPDVVQQGPSVDLPVKARVPESYVSDLDVRLELYQRISKLTSRDEVEAMRGELIDRFGPLPPQVVNLLYAVDIKAMAIAAGVDSIGVEDRHMVVKMLPERHLDKAKLQAKFGAGVKVGSSQVRLDMGALGARWRVVLEGVVRGVGVP; encoded by the coding sequence ATGGAAAAGTTGAACCTGAAACAGCTATTACCGCTCATCGACGGGATGCCGGAATACGCACGGCTGGCTGATGCGCTGCAAGGTGGCGGCGTTCGTAAGCTGGTCGTCCTCGATGCCGCCAAGCCGTATACGCTGGCGGCGCTGCATCGACGTTTGAAGCTGCCGATGCTGGTGGTGTCGGCCAAGCCGGAGCGGGCGCGGTGGCTGCAGGACCAGCTCAGGTGCTGGGGCGCGGAGGCGGCGCTGTTCCCGGAGCCGGACTCGCTGCCGTATGAGCACATGGCCTCCTATCCGTATACTATCGCTCAACGTGTGCGCGCGCTGCATTCACTCGGAGTCGATAAGTCTGCGCTGGTGGTGACCTCGGCGCACGCGCTGGCGCGCATCACGCTCTCGCCGCAGAGGTTCCACGATGAAGTTCACACCATCAAGCGTGGAGCGAGCGTCGATCTGGAGGGGACGCTGGCGGCGTGGGTGGGGATGGGCTATCAGAACGAGCACATGGTGGAGACGCCCGGCGGTTTCAGCAGGCGCGGCGGCATCATCGATGTCTACTCGCCCGCGCACCCGATGCCGGCGCGCATCGAGCTCTTCGGCGACGAGGTGGAGAGCATACGATTCTTCGACCCGGCGACGCAGCGTTCTATCGAGACTGTCGCTGAAATAACCATCGTTCCCGCCCGTGAGCTGTCGTTCGATGGCGTTGTAACCGAGCGCGACGCCGGAGCCATCGTCGATTACCTGTCTGCCAAGTCGATTCTTGTCCTAGACCAGCCTGACGAGGTCGAGCGCTCGCTGGTGGAGTTCGACGAGGAATCGAGCCAGATACGGGAGGAGCAGGAGGCGCGAGGGGACATATCGTCGGATTTCCCGACTACGTATTTCAACTGGGAGGAGCTTTCGTCTCGTTTTGCCAAAGTCGGCCGACGTCTCGACTTGCTCTCGTGGCGCAGCGATGACGAGCAGGAGGCGCTGCCATTCGTTGCGGCGCCGATATACGGCGGCAGGCTGGAGGATTTCCTTGTAAACGTCGCGGATATGACACGCGTCGAGCGTAAACGCGTCGTCGTCATCTCCCACCAGGCGCGCAGGCTGACCGACCTCTTCGAGGAGAAAGACATCATCGCCCCCGTGCTGCCAAAGCTGAAGGGGTTGCCGTCGGAGGGCGGGGTCGCATTGATTCAGGGGTCGCTGGCCCAGGGCTGGGCGCTGGGTTCGACCGTCCTCCTCACCGACACCGAGATATTCGGCTTCACAAAGGTGCGGGGGCGCGAGCGGCGCGGCCCGCCGCGGCGGCTGGGGGCGCTTTCGGAGCTGGTCGTCGGCGACCACGTGGTGCACGTGGAGCACGGCATCGGCATATTCGCTGGAATGAGGACCATGGCCGTGGGCGACCGCGAGAAGGAATACCTCGTGCTGGAATATGCGTCGGGCGATAAGCTGTACGTGCCCAGCGACCAGATCGACCGGCTGGGGAGGTACATCGGCGAGGGGGAGGAGCCGCCCGCGCTGAGCCGCCTCGGCTCTCAGGAGTGGGCGCGCACGCGGCGCAAGGTGAAGCAGGCCGCGGCGCTGCTGGCGCGGGAGCTGCTCTCGATCTACGCCGAGCGCGAGGTCGTCACCGGCTTCGCCTTTTCATCCGACACAGTGTGGCAGGGCGAGATGGAGGCCTCGTTCCCGTACGAGGAGACGCCGGACCAGCTCAAGGCGGTCGCAGCGATAAAGCAGGACATGGAGCAGCCGAAGCCGATGGACCGGCTGGTCTGCGGCGACGTGGGCTACGGCAAGACGGAGGTGGCGCTGCGCGCGGCGTTCAAGGCGGTGATGGACGGCAGGCAGGCGGCGGTGCTGGTGCCGACCACGGTGCTGGCGCAGCAGCACTACGAGACCTTCTCCGAGCGATTACGCGCTTTCCCTATCAACGTCGCCGTCCTCAGCCGCTTTATCTCGCCCGGCGAGCAGAATAAGGTTGTCGCGAAGATAAAGCAGGGCGGCATAGATATCGTTATCGGCACGCATCGTTTGCTGCAGAAGGACGTCGCGTTCAAGAATCTCGGTTTGCTCATCATCGATGAGGAGCAGCGCTTCGGCGTGGCGCATAAAGAATATCTCAAGAAGCTGCGCCGCGAGGTCGATGTGCTCACGCTTACGGCAACGCCGATACCGCGCACGCTGTACATGTCGCTGTCCGGTGTGCGCGATATGAGCACCATGGAAACGCCGCCCGAGGAGCGCCTGCCGATTAAGACCTACGTCGGAGTGTACGATGAGAAGATAATCCGCGACGCGATATTGCGCGAGATGGACCGCGGCGGGCAGATATTCGTCGTCCATAACCGCATCGATAGCCTGCACCGCATCGCCGAAGAGATAGGGAAGCTCGTGCCGCATGCCGTCGTTACCGCAGCGCACGGCCAGATGTCGCCGGAGCAGCTCGAGAACATCATGTTCGATTTTTACGAGGGGCACATCGATGTGCTGGTCTCGACGACCATCATAGAGGCCGGGCTGGACGTGCCCAACGCCAACACGCTCATCGTGAGCGACGCCGACCGGATGGGGCTGGCGCAGCTGTACCAGCTCAGGGGACGGGTGGGGCGCAGTTCCAACAGGGCCTACGCCTATTTTCTCTACGAGAAGGGCAAGCCGCTCACGCCGCAGTCGTCGCGGCGGCTGGAGACCATCGCGGAAGCCACCGAGCTCGGCGCGGGCTTCCGCATCGCGATGCGGGACCTGGAGATCCGTGGGGCGGGGAACATCCTGGGCTCGGAGCAGAGCGGCCAGATAGGGGCTGTCGGCTTCGACCTGTACTGCCGCATGCTTAATGATGCCGTCGAGGAACTGCGCACCGGCAAGATAAAGCCGGATGTCGTTCAGCAGGGCCCGTCCGTCGATCTCCCCGTCAAGGCCCGTGTTCCCGAATCGTACGTGTCCGACCTCGACGTTCGATTGGAGCTTTACCAGCGCATCTCGAAGCTGACGTCGCGCGATGAGGTCGAGGCCATGCGCGGCGAGCTTATCGACCGTTTCGGGCCGTTGCCGCCGCAGGTGGTTAACCTGCTCTACGCTGTGGATATCAAGGCCATGGCCATCGCCGCTGGCGTCGATTCCATCGGTGTCGAGGACAGGCACATGGTCGTCAAGATGCTGCCGGAACGCCATCTGGACAAGGCGAAGCTGCAGGCCAAGTTCGGCGCGGGGGTCAAAGTCGGCTCCAGCCAGGTACGCCTGGACATGGGGGCTCTGGGAGCGCGGTGGCGGGTGGTGCTGGAGGGGGTGGTGAGGGGGGTGGGTGTCCCGTAG
- the greA gene encoding transcription elongation factor GreA has product MSEKEIFLTPEGLKKLEEELDHLKTVKRQEIAEKIQDAKESRSAVISPEYEEAKNEQGFVEGRILELESMIKNAKIIHHEEVKKKGASIELGSKVVVKFAEGGKENYVIVGSAEASPGDGKISNESPMGKALMNRKVGDEVEFDAPAGKLKLKIVEIK; this is encoded by the coding sequence ATGTCTGAGAAAGAGATTTTCCTTACCCCTGAGGGACTGAAAAAACTAGAAGAAGAGCTTGACCATCTCAAGACTGTGAAGCGCCAGGAGATCGCAGAGAAGATCCAGGACGCCAAGGAGTCCCGCAGCGCCGTGATCTCTCCCGAGTACGAAGAGGCCAAGAACGAGCAAGGCTTCGTCGAGGGGCGGATACTTGAGCTTGAGAGTATGATTAAGAACGCAAAGATAATCCATCACGAGGAAGTTAAGAAGAAGGGTGCTTCAATCGAGCTCGGCAGCAAAGTGGTGGTCAAGTTCGCTGAAGGCGGTAAAGAGAATTACGTCATTGTAGGGAGCGCCGAGGCCAGCCCGGGCGACGGTAAGATATCAAACGAATCGCCCATGGGGAAGGCATTGATGAACAGGAAGGTGGGAGACGAAGTTGAGTTTGATGCCCCGGCCGGGAAGCTCAAGCTTAAAATAGTGGAGATAAAATAG
- the lysS gene encoding lysine--tRNA ligase codes for MSRLDDITNQRLEKLRKLRDERQLNPYPPRYHRSHTSKEAIVLFEEGQEIEVSLAGRITAIRGMGKAVFMDMRDGSGRIQLYIGKGHLAEDKLELVKLIDIGDFIGAGGKVFRTRTGEITLEVHDIVMLAKSLQPMPEKWHGLHDVEKRYRQRYLDLVSSEEVRNIFAARSKVISSVRRFMEGRGFMEVETPVLHSVPGGARAHPFITHHNALDEDLYLRIALELYLKRLIVGGFEKVYEIGRVFRNEGISTKHNPEFTMMESYEAYADYNDVMNMLESLVSQVALDVIGTTEVKFGEHTIDFKPPWKRVSLRDAIKEECGIDFLEHGDGQSLRDAIKAKGVEVDETLSPAYLIDKLVSAYVEPKLIQPTFLYDYPAETSPLAKCKEGDNRLVERFEAFVSGIEIANAFTELNDPQEQAARFNLQEEWRVKFGDTEAERYQEDFVTAMEHGMPPTGGLGVGIDRLVMLLTGQQSIREVILFPQLKSK; via the coding sequence GTGTCCCGCCTCGATGATATAACCAACCAGCGTCTCGAAAAGCTTCGAAAATTACGAGACGAAAGGCAGTTAAACCCCTATCCCCCCCGTTATCACCGCAGTCACACCTCAAAAGAAGCGATCGTCCTTTTCGAAGAGGGACAGGAAATCGAAGTCAGCCTCGCCGGACGCATAACCGCCATCCGCGGCATGGGCAAGGCCGTCTTCATGGATATGCGCGACGGCTCCGGCAGGATCCAGCTTTACATCGGCAAAGGGCATCTTGCTGAGGACAAGCTCGAGCTGGTAAAGCTGATCGACATCGGCGATTTCATCGGGGCCGGCGGCAAGGTTTTTCGTACTCGCACCGGCGAAATAACGCTCGAGGTGCATGATATCGTCATGCTGGCCAAGTCGCTGCAGCCGATGCCCGAGAAGTGGCACGGACTGCACGATGTGGAGAAGCGCTACCGCCAGCGCTACCTCGATCTCGTGTCGAGCGAGGAAGTGCGGAATATCTTCGCGGCACGCAGCAAGGTCATCTCGTCCGTGCGGCGCTTCATGGAAGGTCGAGGCTTCATGGAGGTGGAGACGCCCGTGCTGCATTCGGTGCCGGGAGGAGCCAGGGCCCATCCGTTCATCACGCATCATAACGCTCTCGACGAAGATTTGTATCTGCGCATTGCGCTCGAGCTGTATCTCAAACGGCTCATCGTGGGCGGCTTTGAGAAGGTTTACGAGATCGGGCGCGTCTTCCGCAACGAGGGCATCTCGACCAAGCACAACCCCGAGTTCACTATGATGGAGAGCTATGAGGCCTACGCGGACTACAACGATGTCATGAACATGCTGGAATCGCTCGTCTCCCAGGTCGCGCTTGATGTCATCGGAACCACCGAGGTCAAGTTCGGCGAGCACACAATCGATTTCAAGCCGCCGTGGAAGCGCGTCTCGCTCAGGGACGCGATAAAAGAGGAGTGCGGCATCGATTTTCTGGAGCACGGCGACGGGCAGTCTCTGCGCGACGCCATCAAGGCCAAGGGCGTCGAGGTGGATGAGACGTTAAGCCCGGCCTATCTCATCGATAAGCTGGTCTCCGCATATGTCGAGCCGAAACTCATCCAGCCCACGTTCCTCTACGATTACCCGGCGGAGACGTCGCCCCTGGCCAAGTGCAAGGAGGGGGATAACAGGCTCGTCGAGCGCTTCGAGGCCTTCGTCTCCGGCATAGAGATCGCCAACGCCTTCACCGAATTGAACGACCCGCAGGAGCAGGCGGCGCGCTTCAACCTGCAGGAGGAGTGGCGCGTCAAGTTCGGCGACACGGAGGCGGAGCGCTATCAGGAAGATTTCGTCACGGCCATGGAGCACGGCATGCCGCCCACCGGCGGGCTCGGCGTCGGCATCGACCGCCTGGTGATGCTGTTAACTGGACAACAATCCATCAGGGAAGTTATACTTTTCCCGCAGCTCAAGTCGAAGTAA
- the serS gene encoding serine--tRNA ligase: MLDIKFIRENPDAVREALQNRHSGDSIDDILKLDEKRRALLVEVEGLKARRNEVSKEIGRTKEKPPALLQEMRDIGERIKDLDGQVESIEKDLNDQLLRIPNLQHSSVPIGAGAEDNKTIRQWGEQKKLDFEPKPHWELGEALDIIDFERGVKLSGSRFYVLKGKGAQLQRAVINFMLDLHVKEHGYTEVMPPFMVKQECMYGSGNLPKFADNLYHDAEEDYWFVPTAEVPLTNLFRDEILTQDMLPIYYVAHTACFRREKMSAGKDTRGIKRGHQFDKVEMYKFTTPETSYDELEKLVDNAEEVSRRLGLAYRVLSLCTGDIGFASAKSYDIEMWAPGCKEWLEVSSCSNCIDFQARRTNIRFRPEGGGKPQFVHTLNGSGMALPRVMISIIENYQQADGSIIVPEALRPYTGFDVIK, translated from the coding sequence ATGCTCGACATAAAATTCATCCGCGAAAACCCCGACGCGGTTCGTGAGGCGCTTCAGAATCGTCATTCCGGTGATTCCATCGATGATATCCTTAAGCTGGACGAAAAGCGTCGCGCATTGTTGGTCGAGGTCGAAGGACTCAAGGCCAGGCGCAACGAGGTCAGCAAGGAGATCGGACGGACCAAGGAAAAGCCTCCGGCGCTGCTTCAGGAGATGCGGGATATCGGCGAACGCATCAAGGACCTCGATGGCCAGGTGGAATCGATAGAGAAAGACCTCAACGACCAACTGCTGCGCATCCCCAACCTCCAGCACTCCAGCGTCCCCATCGGAGCCGGCGCCGAGGATAACAAGACCATCCGGCAATGGGGAGAGCAGAAGAAGCTCGATTTCGAGCCAAAGCCTCACTGGGAGCTGGGCGAGGCGCTGGATATCATAGATTTCGAGAGGGGCGTCAAGCTGTCGGGGTCCCGTTTCTATGTGCTCAAGGGCAAGGGGGCGCAGTTGCAGCGGGCGGTGATCAACTTCATGCTCGACCTGCACGTGAAGGAGCACGGCTACACCGAGGTCATGCCTCCGTTCATGGTGAAGCAGGAGTGCATGTACGGCTCCGGCAACCTGCCCAAGTTTGCCGACAACCTGTACCACGATGCGGAGGAGGACTACTGGTTCGTGCCCACCGCCGAGGTGCCGCTAACCAACCTCTTTCGCGATGAGATACTGACCCAGGATATGCTGCCGATATACTATGTCGCTCATACGGCCTGCTTCCGCCGCGAGAAGATGTCGGCGGGAAAGGATACGCGCGGCATCAAGCGCGGCCATCAGTTCGATAAGGTCGAGATGTATAAGTTCACCACGCCGGAGACATCGTACGATGAGCTGGAGAAGCTGGTCGACAATGCCGAGGAAGTAAGCCGTCGTTTAGGTCTGGCCTATCGCGTGCTGTCGCTGTGCACCGGCGACATCGGATTCGCCTCGGCCAAGTCCTACGATATCGAGATGTGGGCGCCCGGATGCAAGGAGTGGCTCGAGGTCAGCTCCTGCTCCAACTGCATTGATTTCCAGGCGCGGCGCACCAATATCCGCTTCCGCCCCGAGGGTGGAGGTAAGCCTCAGTTTGTCCACACCCTTAACGGCTCCGGTATGGCCCTGCCCCGCGTCATGATATCGATAATAGAGAACTACCAGCAGGCGGACGGCAGCATCATCGTGCCGGAAGCCCTGCGCCCTTACACGGGCTTTGATGTCATAAAGTAG
- a CDS encoding transposase, with protein MANQYDPDIHHRRSRRLEGYDYSQAGAYFITVCTRNRECLFGDVIDGVMALSDVGRVVEEEWMKSADIRKEIELDAFVIMPNHIHGIIVIANDCRGVWLYAPTGTLRSPSRTIGALVRAFKSACTIRINDMRNSRGTPVWQRNYYEHVTRDEDDLNRIRQYVIDNPARWAEDENNPDYISMKVND; from the coding sequence ATGGCAAATCAATACGATCCCGATATTCACCACCGCCGCTCCCGTCGTTTGGAAGGATACGATTATTCGCAAGCGGGAGCATATTTCATCACAGTTTGCACGCGTAACCGCGAATGTTTGTTCGGGGATGTGATCGACGGCGTAATGGCGTTGAGTGATGTGGGGCGTGTTGTGGAAGAAGAATGGATGAAATCCGCAGACATCCGTAAGGAAATCGAATTAGACGCCTTTGTTATTATGCCCAATCATATTCATGGTATTATTGTTATCGCAAACGATTGTAGGGGCGTATGGCTATACGCCCCTACGGGGACGTTACGTTCACCGTCACGAACAATTGGTGCCCTCGTCCGCGCATTCAAATCCGCCTGCACCATCCGCATTAACGATATGCGCAATTCCCGCGGCACGCCCGTATGGCAGCGCAATTATTACGAACACGTTACCCGCGACGAGGACGATCTGAACCGCATCCGCCAATACGTTATTGATAATCCGGCGCGATGGGCCGAGGACGAGAATAATCCTGATTATATTTCTATGAAGGTTAACGATTAG
- a CDS encoding phospholipase D family protein, with protein MAKFLVTSGVSHYLEQLIKESQEKLILISPYLKMNERIKQLIEDKDRLKIDIRVIYGKKDLEPSENNWLKSMKSLRSSFCQNLHAKCYLNEKEAIVTSMNLYDFSEVNNNEMGIYVSRKEDPKLYSDIYDEAMRLVRTSAETETSTSKITKDSDKSIKTPKTAFGFCIRCHTKINLQPKSPYCKTCYNIWNKYRDGDYVEEFCHICGKPKESTMKKPACRKCYKKYEDLLEFPVGS; from the coding sequence ATGGCAAAGTTTCTAGTTACCAGCGGGGTATCACACTACCTCGAACAGCTAATCAAAGAATCTCAAGAGAAGCTAATCCTCATAAGCCCATACCTTAAGATGAACGAACGGATTAAGCAACTAATCGAAGACAAGGATCGCTTAAAGATCGACATCAGAGTAATCTACGGCAAAAAAGACTTGGAACCTTCTGAAAACAACTGGTTAAAATCAATGAAGAGCCTTCGCTCCAGCTTCTGCCAGAATCTGCACGCAAAATGCTACCTAAATGAAAAGGAAGCTATCGTTACATCCATGAACCTCTATGATTTTTCTGAAGTCAACAACAATGAAATGGGAATCTATGTTAGCAGAAAAGAGGACCCAAAGCTCTACTCCGATATCTACGATGAAGCCATGAGGCTCGTCCGAACCAGTGCTGAAACCGAGACATCAACTTCAAAAATCACCAAAGATTCAGATAAATCCATTAAAACTCCGAAAACCGCCTTCGGTTTTTGCATCCGTTGCCATACAAAGATCAATCTTCAACCAAAGTCCCCCTATTGCAAGACATGCTACAACATTTGGAACAAATACAGGGACGGTGACTACGTGGAAGAGTTCTGTCACATTTGTGGCAAACCAAAAGAGTCCACTATGAAAAAACCAGCTTGTCGCAAATGTTATAAAAAATACGAAGATTTGCTTGAGTTTCCCGTAGGCTCGTAG
- a CDS encoding helix-hairpin-helix domain-containing protein, producing MDTQVLKELRQIPGVGTSIAADLYSLGIHSIVDLRSKDPEELYLKLCSVRGMHIDRCVLYVFRCAVYYASYERHDSELLKWWNWKDNSLAARKQSYT from the coding sequence ATGGATACACAGGTACTCAAGGAACTTCGTCAAATCCCCGGCGTCGGCACCAGCATTGCAGCCGATTTGTACAGTTTAGGCATTCATTCCATAGTCGACCTTCGTAGCAAAGACCCCGAAGAATTGTATCTTAAACTGTGTTCGGTTCGCGGCATGCACATCGACAGGTGCGTGCTGTATGTTTTTCGATGCGCCGTCTACTACGCATCGTATGAAAGACACGATTCGGAGTTGCTCAAGTGGTGGAACTGGAAGGACAATTCGCTAGCTGCGAGAAAGCAGTCATATACATAA